A window from Synechococcus sp. RSCCF101 encodes these proteins:
- a CDS encoding acyltransferase, which yields MPDHPAPAPEPRTGSPGRNAAIEWLRALSILYIVAYWHLLGYAPAIRDFKNPVNSRITVVVLALFLFVSGHLIGRGLQRSPGVRRFYQRRLVRIYPPYLLALLLFEASGLLWRNQFLESAVLISALTGDPPLTLWFITVLMVDVLLAPWLLLLRRRVNPAGSRSGDGWLLLALLVLPLLLAWLVQGPDPRLFFYFPAFAAGLLAPLPGPGDNRAGRLALLGTAAGLAGGLVLSISAGGVSESNMAHMPLTLFGAWFLVLATNRLLAGRRTPWLIAQLGLASYFMYLFHRPLFKLFTGWFMPGSAGAQLAWLLLGCVPLIALISWAGQIGYDALVTRLQTAGRPDPAATAAPDR from the coding sequence ATGCCCGACCACCCGGCCCCGGCACCAGAACCCAGGACCGGAAGCCCCGGACGAAACGCCGCGATCGAGTGGCTGCGCGCCCTCTCGATCCTCTACATCGTGGCCTACTGGCATCTGCTCGGCTACGCACCGGCCATTCGGGACTTCAAGAACCCCGTCAACAGCCGCATCACGGTGGTGGTGCTGGCCCTGTTCCTGTTCGTGTCGGGCCATCTGATCGGCAGAGGCCTGCAGCGCTCACCCGGCGTGCGGCGCTTCTACCAGCGCCGCCTGGTGCGGATCTACCCCCCCTATCTGCTGGCCCTGCTGTTGTTCGAGGCCAGCGGCCTGCTCTGGCGCAACCAGTTCCTCGAATCGGCCGTGCTGATCTCGGCCCTCACCGGCGATCCGCCCCTCACCCTCTGGTTCATCACGGTGCTGATGGTGGATGTGCTGCTGGCCCCCTGGTTGCTGCTGCTGCGCCGGAGGGTCAATCCGGCGGGGAGCCGCTCCGGCGATGGCTGGCTGCTGCTGGCGCTGCTGGTGCTGCCGTTGCTGCTGGCCTGGCTGGTGCAGGGGCCCGACCCGCGCCTGTTCTTCTATTTCCCGGCCTTCGCCGCCGGTCTGCTGGCACCGCTGCCGGGCCCGGGCGACAACCGGGCCGGGCGGCTGGCCCTGCTGGGCACTGCGGCGGGGCTGGCCGGCGGGCTGGTGCTCTCGATCTCGGCCGGGGGGGTGAGCGAGTCGAACATGGCCCACATGCCCCTCACCCTGTTCGGGGCCTGGTTCCTGGTGCTCGCGACCAACCGGCTGCTGGCCGGTCGGCGCACCCCCTGGCTGATCGCCCAGCTGGGGCTGGCCAGCTACTTCATGTACCTCTTCCACCGGCCCCTGTTCAAGCTGTTCACCGGCTGGTTCATGCCCGGCAGTGCCGGCGCTCAGCTCGCCTGGCTGCTGCTCGGCTGCGTTCCCCTGATCGCCCTGATCTCCTGGGCCGGCCAAATCGGTTACGACGCCCTGGTGACCCGCCTGCAGACGGCCGGACGGCCCGATCCGGCAGCGACCGCAGCCCCTGACCGATGA
- the kdsA gene encoding 3-deoxy-8-phosphooctulonate synthase produces MIGRVATPAAVPRPLTLIAGPCVIESPELVQEVAERVQAICAPLGIDYIFKASFDKANRSSGASFRGPGMEKGLEILAGLRQRLGVKLLTDIHESHQAETVAEVVDVLQIPAFLCRQTDLLLAAASAALAHGRILNIKKGQFLAPWDMAQVVAKLGEAGLGADSGRLWLTERGNSFGYNTLVVDFRGLPQLADLGCPVIFDATHSVQQPGGRGSSSGGQREFAAPLARAAVAVGVDGLFMEVHPDPDRGLSDGPNMIPLHRLGPLLEQLQAIRAAVGDSPATSSL; encoded by the coding sequence ATGATCGGCCGCGTCGCCACCCCAGCCGCCGTGCCCCGCCCCCTCACGCTCATCGCCGGCCCGTGCGTGATCGAGAGCCCGGAGCTGGTGCAGGAGGTGGCCGAGCGGGTGCAGGCCATCTGCGCTCCGCTCGGCATCGATTACATCTTCAAGGCCAGCTTCGACAAGGCCAACCGCAGTTCCGGCGCCTCCTTCCGCGGCCCCGGCATGGAGAAGGGGCTGGAGATCCTGGCGGGGCTGCGCCAGCGGCTCGGGGTGAAGCTGCTCACCGACATCCACGAATCACACCAGGCCGAAACTGTGGCCGAGGTGGTGGATGTGCTGCAGATCCCGGCTTTCCTCTGCCGCCAGACCGACCTGCTCCTGGCCGCCGCCTCGGCCGCCCTGGCCCACGGCCGCATCCTGAACATCAAGAAGGGCCAGTTCCTCGCCCCCTGGGACATGGCCCAGGTGGTGGCCAAGCTGGGCGAGGCGGGCCTGGGGGCGGACAGCGGCCGGCTCTGGCTGACCGAGCGGGGCAACAGCTTCGGGTACAACACACTGGTGGTGGATTTCCGCGGCCTGCCGCAGCTGGCTGACCTGGGCTGCCCGGTGATCTTCGATGCCACCCACTCGGTGCAACAGCCCGGCGGCAGGGGCAGCAGCAGCGGTGGCCAGCGGGAGTTCGCCGCCCCCCTGGCCCGGGCCGCCGTGGCCGTGGGTGTGGACGGGCTGTTCATGGAGGTGCATCCCGATCCGGACCGGGGCCTCAGCGACGGGCCCAACATGATTCCGCTACATCGGCTCGGGCCCCTGCTGGAGCAGCTGCAGGCGATCCGCGCCGCCGTGGGCGACAGCCCCGCCACCAGCAGCCTGTGA
- a CDS encoding glycosyltransferase family 2 protein, with translation MAAAAAAAAGMTPPGPEAPLSILTVCMNRSHHLQRSAVEVARWPHHQEHLVVDWSSREPLRRQDLPADWRLRLIRVEGERRWNPSRAYNFAAARARGVWLMRMDADCWPTGRCRPAELLAQAALWVGCGGEGRYGQFLMPRRCFERVGGFNEAMAGWGFEDKDLRARLQVQQQLPLALLDTAAIGVIEHSDAERVGQSGRLQAMARQQALAALRASRLHNRLVAAHHPWGQATPASRYSRLPPPAGAGGPQGVGERWQLQAGTLPALPGPLAASLRQTRRRLFWSTLLAIPDVAVEVLPEKLLPADRDGRWTLRWWHRLYWLTVRPLLWAPVALLGLSRGLRERCLGSAAAEPPGDGPP, from the coding sequence ATGGCCGCCGCGGCGGCCGCCGCCGCCGGCATGACCCCACCCGGACCGGAGGCGCCCCTGAGCATCCTCACGGTCTGCATGAACCGGAGCCACCACCTGCAGCGCAGCGCTGTGGAGGTGGCCCGCTGGCCCCACCACCAGGAGCATCTGGTGGTGGACTGGAGCAGCCGCGAGCCCCTGCGGCGCCAGGACCTGCCCGCCGACTGGCGCCTGCGGCTGATCCGGGTGGAGGGGGAGCGGCGCTGGAACCCGTCGCGGGCCTACAACTTCGCCGCCGCCCGGGCCCGTGGCGTCTGGCTGATGCGCATGGATGCCGACTGCTGGCCCACAGGCCGCTGCCGCCCGGCGGAGCTGCTGGCGCAGGCCGCCCTCTGGGTGGGCTGCGGCGGCGAGGGGCGCTACGGCCAGTTCCTGATGCCGCGCCGCTGCTTCGAGCGGGTGGGCGGCTTCAACGAGGCCATGGCCGGCTGGGGCTTCGAGGACAAGGACCTGCGGGCCCGCCTGCAGGTGCAGCAGCAGCTGCCGCTCGCCCTGCTGGACACGGCGGCGATCGGGGTGATCGAGCACAGCGATGCCGAGCGGGTCGGCCAGAGCGGCCGCCTGCAGGCCATGGCCCGGCAGCAGGCCCTGGCCGCCCTGCGGGCCTCCCGGCTGCACAACCGGCTCGTGGCCGCCCACCACCCCTGGGGGCAGGCCACCCCGGCCAGCCGCTACAGCCGCCTGCCACCGCCGGCCGGGGCGGGCGGGCCGCAGGGTGTCGGTGAACGCTGGCAGCTGCAGGCCGGAACCCTGCCGGCGCTGCCCGGGCCCCTGGCCGCCAGCCTGCGCCAGACGCGGCGGCGCCTGTTCTGGAGCACCCTGCTGGCGATCCCCGACGTGGCGGTGGAGGTGCTGCCCGAGAAGCTGCTGCCCGCTGATCGGGACGGCCGCTGGACGCTGCGCTGGTGGCACCGCCTCTACTGGCTGACCGTCCGGCCGCTGCTCTGGGCGCCGGTGGCCCTGCTCGGCCTCAGCCGCGGGCTGCGCGAGCGGTGTCTTGGATCAGCTGCCGCAGAGCCGCCAGGTGATGGGCCACCGTGA
- a CDS encoding glycosyltransferase — protein sequence MSESPLPRLLLFVPTRRRASETFIRANLRGLGEQAVVVCGDERPWRGDRLRLLYGLAVLVSKACSRLGLHRLATAVVSPVAVRLCRRERPEVVLAEFGFHAVRLMELVPRTGLPLIVHFRGSDASSRRHFQALAGRYRRLFQLAAAIVVKSEPMRERLLALAGPEAGRLRVLVSPSGADPELFHGGSPAAAPPTFLAVGRFVAKKGPLQTLEAFAQAAASRPALRLVMVGDGPLLPRCRERAEALGVAGRVSFAGVEPPGRIAERMRRSRALLQHSLTAPDGDQEGSPVVVMEAQLSGLPVVATRHAGIPEVVLDGRSGHLVAEGDVAAMAMAIAQLADDPAAAAAMGACGRERALAHFTVAHHLAALRQLIQDTARAARG from the coding sequence ATGAGCGAGTCCCCGCTGCCGCGGCTGCTGCTGTTTGTGCCCACGCGCCGGCGGGCCAGCGAAACCTTCATCCGCGCCAACCTGCGCGGTCTCGGCGAGCAGGCGGTGGTGGTCTGCGGCGATGAGCGGCCCTGGCGCGGGGACCGACTGCGGCTGCTCTACGGCCTGGCGGTGCTGGTGAGCAAGGCCTGCTCGCGCCTGGGGCTGCACCGGCTGGCCACGGCGGTGGTCAGCCCGGTGGCCGTGCGCCTCTGCCGGCGGGAACGGCCCGAGGTGGTGCTGGCGGAATTCGGATTCCATGCCGTGCGGCTGATGGAGCTGGTGCCGCGCACGGGGTTGCCGCTGATCGTGCATTTCCGGGGCTCGGATGCCTCCTCCCGCCGCCATTTCCAGGCCCTGGCCGGGCGCTACCGGCGCCTGTTCCAGCTGGCGGCGGCGATCGTGGTCAAGTCGGAGCCGATGCGGGAGCGGCTGCTGGCGCTGGCGGGCCCGGAGGCGGGCCGGCTGCGGGTGCTGGTGAGCCCCTCCGGCGCCGATCCGGAGCTGTTTCACGGTGGCAGCCCGGCCGCGGCGCCGCCCACGTTTCTGGCCGTGGGCCGGTTCGTGGCCAAGAAGGGGCCGCTGCAGACCCTGGAGGCCTTCGCGCAGGCCGCGGCCAGCCGGCCCGCGCTGCGGCTGGTGATGGTGGGCGATGGCCCGCTGCTGCCCCGCTGCCGGGAGCGGGCCGAGGCCCTGGGGGTGGCCGGTCGGGTGAGCTTCGCCGGCGTGGAACCGCCCGGGCGGATCGCCGAGCGCATGCGGCGCAGCCGCGCCCTGCTGCAGCACTCGCTCACCGCACCGGACGGGGACCAGGAGGGCTCACCGGTGGTGGTGATGGAGGCTCAGCTCAGCGGGCTGCCGGTGGTGGCGACCCGCCATGCCGGCATTCCCGAGGTGGTGCTCGATGGGCGCAGCGGCCACCTGGTGGCGGAGGGCGACGTGGCCGCCATGGCCATGGCGATCGCTCAGCTGGCCGACGATCCGGCGGCGGCGGCGGCCATGGGTGCCTGCGGGCGCGAGCGGGCCCTGGCGCACTTCACGGTGGCCCATCACCTGGCGGCTCTGCGGCAGCTGATCCAAGACACCGCTCGCGCAGCCCGCGGCTGA
- a CDS encoding glycosyltransferase, giving the protein MARVLISIHALGLGGAERVALQWAGWLLAEGHRVEVLVGHGARPDVYALPPGLVRRREPGPPLTLLRLRRLLRADRPDLVLAITTRPAIRMLLAAWGTGIPVLVAERNHPALKPLPPLWRLLRRLTYPRAARHLVQTDSIAAWLRRRRLLSRSGGVAVVPNALQWPLPRHSPAVDPGNVLAEGERLLLAAGTKPHQKGFDRLVAAFAAVGPRLPGWRLVIAGLPPGAWPPDWPLPAEAALRPLLVGPVGNMADWYDRADLFVLSSRYEGFPNVLLEAMASGTACLAADCPSGPAELIDPGRSGWLVPAGEDEPAAVEALAEALARLMADAPLRQRLGQAALEVHQRLDPARVRQLLLDALDPWLPAPPPPPARQP; this is encoded by the coding sequence ATGGCCCGGGTGCTGATCAGCATTCACGCGCTCGGCCTGGGCGGGGCGGAGCGGGTGGCGCTGCAGTGGGCCGGCTGGCTGCTGGCGGAGGGCCACCGGGTGGAGGTGCTGGTGGGCCATGGCGCCCGGCCCGATGTGTACGCGTTGCCGCCGGGTCTGGTCCGCCGGCGGGAGCCGGGGCCGCCCCTGACGCTGCTGCGGCTGCGCCGACTGCTGCGGGCGGACCGGCCCGATCTGGTGCTGGCCATCACCACCCGTCCGGCGATCCGGATGCTGCTGGCCGCCTGGGGCACCGGCATCCCGGTGCTGGTGGCCGAGCGCAACCATCCGGCCCTCAAGCCCCTGCCGCCCCTCTGGCGGCTGCTGCGGCGTCTCACCTATCCCCGCGCGGCCCGGCATCTGGTGCAGACGGACTCGATCGCCGCCTGGCTGCGGCGCCGCCGGCTGCTCTCCCGCTCTGGCGGGGTCGCCGTGGTGCCCAACGCCCTGCAGTGGCCCCTGCCCCGCCACAGCCCTGCGGTGGATCCAGGCAACGTGCTGGCGGAGGGTGAGCGGCTGCTGCTGGCGGCTGGCACCAAGCCGCACCAGAAGGGGTTCGATCGGCTGGTGGCCGCCTTCGCGGCGGTGGGGCCGCGCCTGCCGGGCTGGCGCCTGGTGATCGCGGGGCTGCCGCCCGGGGCCTGGCCGCCGGACTGGCCCCTGCCGGCCGAGGCGGCGCTGCGGCCGCTGCTGGTGGGGCCGGTGGGCAACATGGCCGACTGGTATGACCGGGCCGATCTGTTCGTGCTCAGCTCCCGCTACGAGGGCTTTCCCAACGTGCTGCTGGAGGCCATGGCCAGCGGCACGGCCTGCCTGGCAGCCGACTGCCCCAGCGGTCCGGCCGAGCTGATCGACCCCGGCCGCAGCGGCTGGCTGGTGCCGGCCGGCGAGGACGAGCCGGCGGCTGTGGAGGCTCTGGCGGAGGCGCTGGCGCGGCTCATGGCCGATGCGCCGCTGCGGCAGCGGCTGGGGCAGGCCGCTCTCGAGGTGCACCAGCGGCTGGATCCGGCCCGGGTGCGGCAGCTCCTGCTCGATGCCCTCGACCCCTGGCTGCCTGCACCGCCGCCGCCGCCGGCCCGCCAGCCATGA
- a CDS encoding glycosyltransferase family A protein, protein MPRSVSVVTVCMNRRAHLLQTAAAVARWPHHGEHLILDWSSRVPLQRQDLPTDPRLRLVRVEGERHWHLCRAYNLALSLASGSCLFKLDADCWPIDLPHPDRLAGDDALCAFGSGPDGRIGQWLMDRTLIEAVGAYNEHLLGYGFDDKDLKARITAALPQPPGVLPARSLGVIRHSAVLRADDRIEAASASPGRESPLALCQARAQKRATALANRSLAARCPWSARSPRSRYAADPDTGALRVIEASVPDPGVEVQEEVRGLRRRVFWGLFLALPEELVLRLPVGLLPADRQGRFRLQRRHRWSWWLLRPLWAWPLLLLLTVQRWRSGGAGAVADAEAVVGALDAGDGPAALAALEVMGPGRRRTALVEQLLFRRALRPADPGDEAHLLEGLAEMPGLAEHQRAYARVALAWWAVREGDRDRAAVLCGALERSAAALAAQPSTWRCRRRNRENRLKRLISSWSALAHLRLMLRQIDALPAQGEAAHQLWQRLEPQRIPADVMLRLSSNLCRCLVLQAPARPEPLRADLTALRDELQQPRYAVCRPKEDHRALVQELLDGVSAWCEAGAATGRGEPPAFALAALNADTPQLRSGLRALWS, encoded by the coding sequence ATGCCCCGCAGTGTCAGCGTGGTGACCGTGTGCATGAACCGGCGGGCCCACCTGCTGCAGACAGCCGCCGCCGTGGCCCGCTGGCCCCACCACGGGGAGCACCTGATCCTCGACTGGAGCAGCCGGGTGCCGCTGCAGCGGCAGGATCTGCCAACCGACCCACGGCTGCGGCTGGTGCGGGTGGAGGGGGAGCGGCACTGGCATCTGTGCCGGGCCTACAACCTGGCCCTGAGCCTGGCCAGCGGTAGCTGCCTGTTCAAGCTCGATGCCGATTGCTGGCCGATCGATCTGCCCCATCCGGATCGGCTCGCCGGGGATGACGCCCTCTGCGCCTTCGGCAGCGGGCCGGACGGGCGCATCGGCCAGTGGCTGATGGATCGGACCCTGATCGAGGCGGTGGGGGCTTACAACGAGCACCTGCTCGGTTACGGCTTCGACGACAAGGACCTGAAGGCCCGCATCACCGCCGCCCTGCCGCAGCCTCCCGGCGTGTTGCCGGCCCGCAGCCTCGGGGTGATCCGCCACTCGGCCGTGCTGCGGGCTGATGACCGGATCGAGGCGGCCAGCGCGTCTCCCGGCCGGGAGAGCCCGCTGGCCCTCTGTCAGGCGCGGGCCCAGAAGCGGGCCACGGCCCTGGCGAACCGCAGCCTCGCCGCCCGCTGCCCCTGGTCGGCCCGCAGCCCCCGCAGCCGCTATGCGGCGGATCCGGACACCGGGGCGCTGCGGGTGATCGAGGCCAGCGTGCCCGATCCGGGCGTGGAGGTGCAGGAGGAGGTGCGCGGCCTGCGCCGGCGCGTGTTCTGGGGTCTGTTCCTGGCCCTGCCGGAGGAGCTGGTGCTGCGGCTGCCCGTGGGGTTGCTGCCGGCCGATCGGCAGGGCCGCTTCCGCCTGCAGCGCCGCCACCGCTGGAGCTGGTGGCTGCTGCGGCCGCTCTGGGCCTGGCCCCTGCTGCTGTTGCTCACCGTGCAGCGCTGGCGCTCCGGTGGCGCTGGCGCCGTCGCTGATGCCGAGGCGGTGGTTGGGGCGCTGGACGCCGGTGATGGACCCGCTGCCCTGGCGGCCCTCGAGGTGATGGGGCCGGGCCGCCGCCGCACGGCCCTGGTGGAGCAGCTGCTCTTCCGCCGGGCGCTGCGGCCGGCGGACCCCGGCGATGAGGCCCACCTGCTCGAAGGACTGGCTGAGATGCCGGGTCTGGCGGAGCACCAGCGGGCCTATGCCCGCGTCGCCCTGGCCTGGTGGGCGGTGCGCGAGGGCGACCGCGACCGCGCCGCTGTGCTCTGTGGGGCCCTGGAGCGCTCGGCCGCGGCGCTGGCCGCCCAGCCCTCCACGTGGCGCTGCCGCCGCCGCAACCGGGAGAACCGGCTCAAGCGGCTGATCTCCAGCTGGAGCGCCCTGGCCCATCTGCGGCTGATGCTGAGGCAGATCGACGCGCTCCCCGCCCAGGGGGAGGCGGCCCATCAGCTCTGGCAGCGGCTGGAGCCGCAGCGGATCCCCGCCGATGTGATGCTGCGCCTGAGCAGCAACCTCTGCCGCTGCCTGGTGCTGCAGGCTCCGGCCCGGCCCGAGCCGCTGCGGGCGGACCTCACCGCCCTGCGCGACGAGCTGCAGCAGCCGCGCTACGCCGTCTGCCGCCCGAAGGAGGACCACCGGGCCCTGGTGCAGGAGCTGCTGGATGGGGTGTCGGCCTGGTGCGAGGCCGGAGCGGCAACCGGCCGCGGTGAGCCGCCGGCCTTCGCCCTGGCGGCCCTCAATGCCGACACCCCCCAGCTGCGCTCCGGCCTGCGGGCCCTCTGGAGCTGA